One window from the genome of Hydra vulgaris chromosome 02, alternate assembly HydraT2T_AEP encodes:
- the LOC136075923 gene encoding uncharacterized protein LOC136075923: MDKIDKPIPRFIKLNGYEVRAIYNGQEDVGKPQNKVNKNQKNEDKFVCKSPSSIPQVIPPLGTQNQNIIKTTEDKGIEKETNEHEKNLEIQITVENIALQAANENKFSKNDKDNSEVDERNEDDNEQDSSKVSDIAKSKDADGQSEKDVFSKEDDNLDNVEIPTEYRHMSHIDKVNYNWKTFKNFDRLNCSKEELLKFRAFKKLEWEQYNTAKMNKYKSLKDLEKKRGKLTPLRFEKMDSSEIYSFNMKEFKNFNINTANINEKTKYIACKRAEWKQRKKEFFQYIKDHERKQEERNLKKQTYQAKRAKITP, translated from the coding sequence ATGGACAAAATAGACAAACCAATCCCAAGGTTTATAAAACTGAATGGGTATGAGGTTAGGGCAATCTACAACGGCCAGGAAGATGTGGGAAAGCCTCaaaacaaagtaaacaaaaatcagaaaaacgaAGACAAATTTGTTTGCAAATCACCTAGTAGCATTCCCCAAGTTATACCACCTCTAGGAACACAAAATCAGAACATTATTAAAACGACCGAGGATAAGGGAATAGAAAAGGAAACGAATGAACATGAGAAGaatttagaaatacaaataacAGTAGAAAATATAGCACTTCAGGCAGCAAACGAAaacaaatttagtaaaaacGATAAAGATAATAGCGAAGTCGATGAAAGAAATGAAGATGATAATGAACAGGATAGTAGTAAAGTAAGTGATATAGCTAAGAGTAAAGATGCTGATGGCCAAAGTGAAAAAGATGTCTTCAGCAAAGAAGATGACAATCTGGACAACGTTGAAATACCTACAGAATATAGACACATGTCACATATAGACAAAGTCAATTATAACTGGAAgacctttaaaaattttgaccgACTAAACTGTAGCAAGGAAGAATTACTAAAATTCAGAGCCTTTAAGAAACTCGAATGGGAACAATATAACACtgcaaaaatgaataaatataaatcactcaaagacctagaaaaaaaaagaggaaaactTACACCACTTCGTTTCGAAAAAATGGACTCCAGTGaaatatactcatttaatatgaaagaatttaaaaattttaacatcaataccgcaaatataaatgaaaagacAAAATATATTGCTTGTAAGAGAGCAGAATGGAAACAACGAAAAAAGGAATTTTTCCAATATATTAAAGATCATGAAAGAAAACAAGAAGaacgtaatttaaaaaagcaaacgTATCAAGCCAAGAGAGCAAAAATAACACCTTaa